One Polynucleobacter sp. MWH-Spelu-300-X4 genomic window carries:
- the ilvA gene encoding threonine ammonia-lyase, biosynthetic, with translation MPKDYLRKILTAKVYDVARESELHVAPHLSSRLNNKVLLKREDNQPVFSFKLRGAYNKMAHLSAIELKRGVIAASAGNHAQGVALSAAKLGCRAIIVMPTTTPQLKIDAVRDRGGKSVEIVLHGESYSDAYQHALSLEKKHKLTFVHPFDDPDVIAGQGTIAMEILQQHQDPIKAIFLAIGGGGLISGVGAYIKSVRPDIKVIGVQTIDSDAMKKSLEAGRRVELKEVGLFSDGTAVKMVGKETFRLCQEVVDEIITVDTDAICAAINDVFTDTRSILEPAGALALAGLKAYVEREKCKDQTLIAVACGANINFNRLRFVAERAEVGEAREAVFAVTIPEERGSFRRFCELLGERNVTEFNYRIADASKAHIFVGISTQKASDSTQIAKSFKKSGFDTIDLTHDELAKSHLRHMVGGRSQLAKDELLYRFEFPEKPGALMRFLTSMAPNWNISLFHYRNHGADYGRILVGIQVPPSDKKELKKFLGNLGYPHWEESNNPAYKLFLA, from the coding sequence ATGCCAAAAGATTATTTAAGAAAAATTCTAACTGCGAAGGTCTATGATGTGGCGCGCGAAAGCGAACTACATGTAGCACCGCACCTCTCATCCCGCCTTAACAACAAAGTTCTACTTAAAAGAGAAGATAACCAGCCAGTTTTCTCATTTAAGTTACGTGGCGCCTATAACAAAATGGCTCATTTGAGCGCTATTGAGCTCAAACGAGGCGTTATTGCAGCGTCAGCCGGTAACCATGCGCAAGGCGTCGCCTTATCTGCAGCTAAATTAGGTTGCAGAGCCATCATTGTGATGCCGACCACAACGCCGCAACTCAAAATTGACGCGGTACGTGATCGCGGCGGCAAATCCGTAGAGATTGTTCTGCATGGGGAATCTTATAGCGATGCCTATCAACATGCTTTATCTCTTGAAAAGAAGCATAAATTAACGTTTGTTCATCCATTTGATGATCCGGATGTGATTGCAGGCCAAGGCACTATTGCCATGGAAATTTTGCAACAACATCAAGATCCAATTAAAGCCATTTTCCTCGCAATTGGAGGGGGAGGCCTAATATCAGGAGTGGGCGCTTACATCAAATCTGTACGTCCAGACATAAAAGTTATTGGCGTACAAACCATTGACTCTGACGCCATGAAAAAATCCCTAGAAGCAGGGCGTCGAGTGGAGCTAAAAGAAGTCGGACTTTTCTCAGATGGCACTGCTGTGAAAATGGTGGGGAAAGAGACTTTCCGTCTATGCCAAGAAGTTGTCGATGAAATCATTACCGTCGATACCGATGCAATTTGCGCAGCCATCAACGATGTTTTTACCGACACCAGAAGTATTTTGGAGCCGGCTGGAGCATTAGCGCTTGCTGGCCTAAAAGCATATGTCGAACGTGAAAAATGTAAAGATCAAACCTTGATCGCGGTAGCCTGTGGTGCCAATATTAATTTCAATCGACTTAGATTCGTAGCAGAAAGAGCTGAAGTTGGAGAAGCTAGAGAGGCAGTCTTTGCAGTCACCATTCCAGAAGAACGCGGCTCATTCAGACGCTTTTGCGAACTTTTAGGTGAGCGTAACGTAACTGAATTTAATTACCGTATTGCGGACGCCTCAAAAGCCCATATTTTTGTTGGTATTTCTACACAAAAAGCTAGTGATAGCACTCAAATTGCCAAATCTTTTAAAAAATCTGGATTTGACACGATTGACCTCACTCATGATGAGCTAGCTAAGTCTCATTTAAGGCATATGGTTGGGGGACGATCACAATTAGCTAAAGATGAATTGCTATATCGCTTTGAGTTTCCAGAAAAACCAGGCGCTCTTATGCGATTTTTAACGAGCATGGCGCCCAACTGGAACATCAGCCTCTTCCACTACCGTAACCATGGTGCTGACTATGGAAGAATTTTGGTAGGCATACAAGTACCTCCAAGCGATAAAAAAGAACTTAAAAAATTCTTAGGTAACTTAGGCTACCCTCATTGGGAAGAAAGCAACAACCCTGCTTACAAACTGTTCTTGGCTTAA
- a CDS encoding 5'-nucleotidase — translation MAFSLEGKLVVAISSRALFDFEEENQLFEASDDSAYMQLQLDRLDSPAKPGVAYPLVKKLLRFNTKSEQNVEVVILSRNDPVSGLRVFRSAKSNHLAIERGVFTRGRPPYHYLKSLQANLFLSANDDDVRATLAAGFPAAMVFPQSRQLAESHPNEIRIAFDGDAVLFSDEAEQVFQSEGLDAFVAHESNKVETPLPPGPFKPLLEALHRLQSVSASNEMKIRTALVTARSAPAHERAIRTLMAWGIAVDEAMFLGGLPKKDFLKEFEPDFFFDDQTGHCELAADVAPTGQVLSGVANQPK, via the coding sequence ATGGCTTTTTCACTGGAAGGCAAACTTGTTGTCGCTATCTCTTCAAGAGCACTATTTGATTTTGAAGAAGAGAATCAGCTTTTTGAAGCTAGCGATGACAGCGCCTATATGCAACTCCAACTAGATCGGCTTGACTCACCAGCCAAGCCTGGCGTTGCTTATCCTCTAGTGAAAAAATTACTCCGCTTTAATACCAAATCTGAACAAAATGTTGAAGTCGTAATTCTCTCTAGGAATGACCCTGTCAGCGGCCTCAGAGTATTTCGTTCAGCAAAAAGCAATCATTTAGCGATTGAAAGAGGTGTCTTTACAAGAGGCCGACCTCCCTATCACTATCTCAAATCATTACAAGCGAACCTATTTCTTTCAGCGAATGACGATGATGTGCGCGCCACTCTAGCAGCAGGCTTTCCTGCAGCAATGGTATTTCCGCAAAGCAGACAATTGGCAGAGTCGCACCCGAATGAAATCAGAATTGCTTTTGACGGTGATGCTGTTCTTTTTTCCGATGAAGCAGAACAAGTTTTTCAAAGTGAGGGCCTTGATGCTTTCGTCGCACATGAAAGCAATAAAGTTGAGACGCCTCTACCGCCAGGCCCCTTCAAACCATTGCTAGAGGCTTTACATAGACTGCAATCTGTCTCAGCTAGCAATGAAATGAAAATAAGAACTGCCTTAGTGACTGCCCGATCAGCTCCAGCACATGAAAGAGCCATTAGAACTCTGATGGCTTGGGGTATTGCCGTAGATGAAGCCATGTTTCTAGGCGGCCTACCTAAAAAAGATTTTCTGAAAGAATTTGAACCTGACTTTTTCTTTGATGATCAAACCGGCCATTGCGAACTGGCTGCCGATGTAGCCCCCACAGGACAAGTTTTATCAGGTGTAGCGAACCAACCCAAATAA
- the queF gene encoding NADPH-dependent 7-cyano-7-deazaguanine reductase QueF (Catalyzes the NADPH-dependent reduction of 7-cyano-7-deazaguanine (preQ0) to 7-aminomethyl-7-deazaguanine (preQ1) in queuosine biosynthesis) → MNHLEQAPLGKNSDNPNKYSPEVLFPISRIPNRLSLGIEPNAQPFFGVDIWNAYELSWLNSKGKPQIGIATFIVPANSPNIIESKSWKLYLNSINNHSFNSEEDLIKTLTSDLSAVAGATVSVKITKPEDVTNAGMKELEGKLLDRLDVEINPSEKPNADLLSADFSQPPVNECLVTHLLRSNCPVTGQPDWASVQINYVGPEINEEGLLRYLIAFREHQEFHEHCVEKIFVDIKKICRPTKLSVYARYTRRGGIDINPFRTDYNASWPDNTRHSRQ, encoded by the coding sequence ATGAATCACTTAGAACAGGCGCCACTAGGAAAAAATTCGGACAATCCCAACAAATATAGTCCTGAAGTTTTATTTCCAATTAGCAGAATACCCAATCGATTAAGCTTGGGTATCGAGCCTAACGCTCAACCTTTCTTCGGTGTTGATATTTGGAATGCCTATGAGCTTAGTTGGCTTAATAGCAAAGGTAAGCCTCAAATTGGGATTGCCACTTTTATTGTTCCAGCAAACTCGCCCAACATTATTGAATCTAAATCATGGAAGCTATACCTCAATAGTATTAACAACCATTCGTTTAATTCTGAAGAGGATCTTATTAAGACTCTCACTAGTGACCTATCGGCAGTAGCAGGCGCCACTGTTAGCGTAAAAATTACAAAACCCGAAGATGTAACAAACGCAGGCATGAAAGAGCTTGAAGGCAAGCTACTGGATCGTTTGGATGTTGAAATTAATCCAAGCGAAAAACCAAACGCCGATTTATTAAGTGCTGACTTTTCTCAGCCGCCGGTCAATGAATGTTTGGTGACACATCTGCTACGCTCCAACTGTCCTGTAACTGGTCAACCAGACTGGGCGAGCGTACAAATCAATTATGTTGGCCCTGAAATTAACGAAGAAGGTCTTTTACGTTATTTAATTGCATTTAGAGAGCATCAGGAATTTCACGAGCACTGCGTAGAAAAAATCTTTGTAGATATCAAAAAAATATGCCGCCCTACTAAGTTATCGGTTTATGCTCGATACACCCGCAGAGGCGGCATTGATATCAATCCTTTTAGAACTGATTACAACGCTTCGTGGCCAGATAACACTCGCCACTCGCGTCAATAA
- the ssb gene encoding single-stranded DNA-binding protein: MASVNKVIIVGNVGRDPETRRLPSGDAVTNISIATTDRYRDKQSGEMRENTEWHRVAFFGKVAEIAEKYLKKGSQVYVEGRLRTRKWTDQSGQEKYSTEIVAETMQMLGGKAPGSSDMGGGGASSSAMPQSRPSAAPSNISDIDDDIPF; encoded by the coding sequence ATGGCATCGGTAAATAAAGTAATTATTGTGGGTAATGTTGGCCGTGATCCAGAGACTCGTCGTTTACCAAGTGGCGACGCAGTAACTAACATTTCTATTGCAACTACAGATAGATACAGAGATAAGCAATCAGGCGAAATGCGTGAAAATACAGAGTGGCATCGCGTTGCTTTTTTTGGAAAAGTTGCTGAAATTGCAGAAAAATATTTGAAAAAAGGATCTCAGGTTTATGTAGAGGGTCGTTTGCGTACTCGCAAATGGACAGATCAAAGCGGTCAAGAAAAATACTCTACAGAAATCGTTGCTGAAACTATGCAAATGTTGGGTGGTAAAGCCCCTGGGTCTTCTGATATGGGTGGTGGCGGTGCTTCTTCTTCTGCTATGCCTCAGTCAAGGCCAAGTGCAGCACCAAGCAATATCAGCGATATCGACGACGATATTCCGTTCTAA
- a CDS encoding MFS transporter, with product MERSELRAALALSGIFALRMLGLFLILPVFSMHAKSLPGGDQATLVGLALGIYGMVQACLHIPLGMLSDKYGRRPVVAVGLVLFVLGALIAASHDELAWITVGRAIQGAGAISAAITAWLADLTREETRTRSMAMVGGSIALTFALSLVIAAPLHELIGLNGMFYLMALLGLGAILIALFVVPGQEVAAKSPFTAKFSEIFFNKDLLRLNVGVLILHAAQVALFMTLPGLLVRADLPLNAHWRLYLPAVLISFVFMGLIIMVSERRKKMKPAFIFGIMAMLVAQLMMANSVTLLMLATAVLIYFVGFNILEAMQPSLVSRWASHAKGTALGIYNTTQSTGLFLGGVLGGWILQTKGEAAVFYACSGAIFMWLIISFGMRELPPKTNS from the coding sequence ATGGAAAGATCAGAACTTCGCGCAGCCTTAGCGTTATCAGGCATCTTTGCTCTACGTATGTTGGGGCTATTTTTAATCCTGCCAGTATTTAGCATGCACGCTAAATCCTTGCCTGGAGGGGATCAGGCGACCTTGGTTGGCTTGGCTCTAGGTATTTATGGCATGGTTCAGGCTTGTTTACACATCCCATTGGGGATGTTGTCGGATAAGTATGGGCGACGTCCAGTCGTAGCCGTTGGCTTGGTTCTTTTTGTATTGGGAGCTTTAATTGCCGCTAGTCACGATGAATTGGCTTGGATTACGGTTGGTCGGGCTATCCAAGGTGCAGGGGCTATTTCTGCCGCTATTACGGCTTGGTTAGCTGATTTAACCAGGGAGGAAACTCGAACAAGGTCTATGGCCATGGTTGGAGGAAGTATTGCCCTTACTTTCGCCTTGTCATTGGTGATTGCTGCACCTTTACATGAATTAATTGGCTTGAATGGGATGTTTTATTTAATGGCGCTGTTGGGCTTGGGCGCTATTTTGATAGCGCTTTTCGTTGTTCCTGGTCAAGAGGTGGCAGCTAAGTCTCCATTTACAGCTAAGTTCTCAGAGATTTTTTTCAATAAAGATTTATTAAGACTCAATGTGGGTGTTCTCATTTTGCATGCGGCGCAGGTGGCGTTATTTATGACTTTGCCTGGCTTGTTAGTTAGAGCTGATTTGCCGTTGAATGCTCATTGGCGTTTGTACTTGCCGGCAGTATTGATTTCTTTTGTTTTTATGGGACTCATCATTATGGTGAGTGAGCGTCGCAAAAAAATGAAACCTGCTTTTATCTTTGGGATTATGGCGATGTTAGTGGCCCAATTGATGATGGCAAATTCAGTAACGCTCTTGATGCTTGCCACGGCAGTTCTTATTTATTTCGTGGGCTTTAATATCTTAGAAGCCATGCAGCCTTCTTTGGTCTCACGTTGGGCTAGTCATGCAAAAGGAACCGCTTTAGGTATTTACAACACCACTCAATCAACAGGGCTTTTTTTGGGCGGTGTTTTAGGTGGTTGGATCCTTCAAACAAAGGGTGAGGCAGCAGTTTTTTACGCATGTTCTGGAGCAATTTTTATGTGGCTTATAATCAGTTTTGGAATGCGTGAGTTGCCGCCTAAAACAAATTCTTAG
- the uvrA gene encoding excinuclease ABC subunit UvrA, with amino-acid sequence MDTIKIRGARTHNLKNINLDIPRDQLVVITGLSGSGKSSLAFDTLYAEGQRRYVESLSAYARQFLQLMEKPDVDSIEGLSPAISIEQKATSHNPRSTVGTVTEIHDYLRLLFARAGTPHCPDHHLPLAAQSVSQMVDAVMAQPEETKLMILAPVVSERKGEHIDLFEGLQAQGFVRFRIKSGGGTAQHADAKIYEVDSLPKLKKNEKHSIDVVVDRIKVKADIQQRLAESFETALRLADGRAIALEMDTGKEQLFSSKFSCPVCSYSLQELEPRLFSFNNPMGACPSCDGLGQISFFDPKRVVAHPELSLASGAIKGWDRRNQFYFRLLQNLAKHAKFDLETPFENLPKKVQDLILYGSGDQEIPFEYLNEKGKTIIREHSFEGIVANFQRRYKETDSMTVREELAKYQNNKPCPSCEGTRLKTEARNVKVGDGAQARAIYEVSNLPLGAALNYFKTLELKGNKKDIAGKIIAEISSRLSFLNDVGLDYLSLDRSADTLSGGEAQRIRLASQIGSGLTGVMYVLDEPSIGLHQRDNDRLIGTLKHLRDLGNSVLVVEHDEDMIRASDYVIDIGPGAGEHGGKIIAEGTPKQIQNHPTSLTGAYLSGKEGIEVPKNRLTPGEKHLKIIGATGNNLKNVDIEIPLGLLTCVTGVSGSGKSTLINDTLHHAVAQHLYGSNAEPAAHKEIQGLEHFDKVINVDQSPIGRTPRSNPATYTGLFTPIRELFAGVPASRERGYEAGRFSFNVRGGRCETCEGDGVLKVEMHFLPDVYVPCDVCHGKRYNRETLDIRYKGKNIHEVLSMTIEQAHDFFEAVPTVKRKLKTLLDVGLGYVKLGQSATTLSGGEAQRVKLSLELSKRDTGRTLYILDEPTTGLHFHDIQLLLKVIHTLKKHGNTIIIIEHNLDVIKTADWIIDLGPEGGGGGGEIIATGTPEAVAKVAKSYTGKYLAPLLK; translated from the coding sequence ATGGATACGATAAAAATTAGGGGTGCACGCACCCACAACTTGAAAAATATTAATCTAGACATTCCTAGAGACCAGTTAGTCGTCATTACTGGGCTATCAGGGTCTGGGAAAAGCTCTTTAGCCTTTGATACTCTTTATGCTGAAGGGCAGCGCCGTTATGTGGAATCACTTTCCGCTTACGCCCGCCAATTCCTACAACTCATGGAAAAACCAGATGTTGACTCTATTGAAGGGTTATCGCCTGCAATTTCCATTGAGCAAAAAGCCACTAGCCACAACCCTAGATCGACTGTTGGCACAGTAACGGAAATTCATGATTACTTACGTCTCTTATTCGCCAGAGCCGGTACCCCGCATTGCCCAGACCACCACTTGCCCTTAGCCGCCCAAAGCGTCTCACAAATGGTTGATGCGGTGATGGCGCAGCCAGAAGAGACAAAATTAATGATTTTGGCGCCTGTAGTCAGCGAGCGAAAAGGCGAACATATTGATTTATTTGAAGGTTTACAAGCCCAAGGCTTTGTCCGTTTCAGAATTAAATCTGGCGGCGGTACGGCTCAACATGCTGACGCGAAAATCTACGAAGTGGACTCGCTGCCCAAATTAAAGAAAAATGAAAAACATTCAATTGATGTTGTCGTAGACCGCATCAAAGTTAAAGCAGATATTCAACAACGCCTTGCTGAATCGTTTGAAACAGCGCTTAGACTAGCAGATGGCAGAGCCATTGCGCTTGAAATGGACACGGGGAAGGAACAGCTTTTCTCTAGCAAATTCTCTTGTCCTGTCTGCTCATACTCACTTCAAGAATTAGAGCCGCGATTATTTTCATTCAACAACCCTATGGGTGCTTGCCCAAGCTGTGATGGCTTAGGTCAAATTAGCTTTTTTGATCCTAAAAGAGTAGTGGCCCATCCAGAACTATCTTTAGCATCCGGCGCTATCAAAGGATGGGATAGAAGAAATCAGTTTTACTTCAGGCTATTACAAAACTTGGCAAAACATGCCAAGTTCGACTTAGAAACCCCTTTCGAAAATTTACCCAAAAAAGTTCAAGATTTGATTTTGTATGGATCAGGGGATCAAGAAATCCCATTTGAATACCTCAATGAAAAAGGCAAAACCATTATTCGAGAACACAGCTTCGAAGGTATCGTTGCCAACTTCCAGCGTCGCTATAAAGAAACTGACTCTATGACAGTCAGAGAAGAGCTTGCTAAATATCAAAACAACAAGCCTTGCCCATCTTGCGAAGGCACTCGATTAAAAACCGAAGCTCGCAACGTTAAAGTAGGCGATGGCGCTCAAGCTAGAGCCATTTACGAAGTCAGCAATCTGCCCTTAGGCGCTGCCCTTAATTACTTCAAAACGCTTGAACTAAAGGGTAATAAAAAAGATATCGCCGGAAAAATTATTGCTGAAATTAGCTCAAGGCTCAGCTTTCTAAATGATGTGGGCTTAGATTATTTATCACTAGACCGCAGTGCTGACACGCTTTCCGGTGGAGAGGCTCAACGTATTAGACTAGCCTCACAAATTGGCTCTGGCTTAACCGGTGTGATGTATGTATTAGATGAACCATCTATTGGGCTTCATCAAAGAGACAATGATCGCCTTATCGGCACACTCAAACATTTACGCGACTTAGGTAATTCAGTTCTCGTAGTGGAGCATGATGAAGATATGATCAGAGCATCAGATTACGTTATCGATATCGGACCTGGTGCTGGCGAACATGGCGGCAAAATTATTGCAGAGGGAACTCCAAAGCAAATTCAAAATCACCCAACATCTTTAACTGGCGCCTACCTATCCGGCAAAGAAGGCATTGAAGTACCCAAGAACCGATTAACACCAGGCGAAAAGCATTTAAAAATTATTGGCGCCACAGGCAACAACCTAAAAAATGTGGATATTGAAATACCACTAGGCTTATTAACTTGTGTCACAGGTGTATCTGGTTCAGGTAAATCAACCTTAATTAACGACACGCTTCATCACGCCGTTGCCCAACACTTATACGGTTCAAACGCAGAACCTGCAGCACATAAAGAAATTCAAGGGCTAGAGCACTTCGATAAAGTCATTAACGTTGATCAATCGCCCATCGGAAGAACACCACGCTCAAACCCAGCAACGTATACAGGACTCTTCACCCCTATCCGTGAATTATTTGCTGGAGTCCCAGCTTCTAGAGAAAGAGGCTATGAAGCTGGTCGCTTCTCCTTTAACGTTAGAGGTGGCCGCTGTGAAACTTGTGAAGGTGATGGCGTCCTAAAAGTGGAAATGCACTTTCTCCCTGACGTTTATGTTCCGTGCGATGTTTGCCATGGAAAACGATATAACCGTGAAACCCTAGATATTCGATACAAGGGTAAGAATATCCATGAAGTTCTATCAATGACAATTGAACAAGCTCATGATTTCTTTGAAGCGGTTCCCACAGTTAAGAGAAAACTAAAAACACTTCTAGATGTTGGTCTTGGCTATGTCAAGCTTGGTCAAAGTGCAACCACCCTTTCAGGCGGCGAAGCACAACGAGTCAAACTTTCTTTAGAGCTTTCAAAACGAGATACCGGTAGAACACTATACATTCTTGATGAACCAACAACCGGGCTTCATTTCCATGACATCCAATTATTGTTAAAAGTTATTCACACGCTTAAAAAGCACGGGAATACAATCATCATCATTGAACATAATTTAGATGTTATTAAAACTGCAGACTGGATTATTGATTTAGGCCCAGAAGGAGGCGGCGGAGGTGGCGAAATAATAGCCACTGGAACCCCAGAAGCTGTTGCAAAAGTTGCAAAAAGCTACACTGGCAAATATCTTGCTCCCTTATTGAAATAA
- a CDS encoding SIS domain-containing protein, with product MANLTTQQNQRAIELAQETLQIEGDAILNLKKNLANKNAEQFAHAIELLLGCKGRIVVSGIGKSGHIGKKVAATFASTGSPAFFVHPAEASHGDLGMVTQHDVFVAFSNSGETSELTAIVPIIKRTGAKLIALTGNPSSSLAELADAHINVGVEKEACPLNLAPTASTTAALAMGDALAVALLDAQGFRPEDFARSHPGGSLGRKLLTHVRDVMRSGEESPRTNLDASITDALLEITAKRMGMTVIVDNNEKVVGIFTDGDLRRLIEKNNQFQNTSLKDAMTPNPRTISPDVLAAEAVEMMERHRINQLVVADANGRLIGALNLHDLFAAQVI from the coding sequence ATGGCAAATTTAACTACCCAACAAAACCAAAGAGCCATCGAATTAGCTCAAGAAACTCTTCAGATTGAAGGCGATGCCATTCTCAATCTAAAAAAGAATCTAGCTAATAAAAATGCTGAGCAATTTGCTCACGCCATTGAGCTATTACTTGGCTGTAAAGGGCGAATTGTTGTCTCCGGCATTGGTAAATCTGGCCACATTGGCAAGAAGGTGGCGGCTACCTTTGCTTCAACAGGCTCGCCAGCCTTCTTTGTACACCCAGCGGAAGCAAGTCATGGTGATTTAGGAATGGTGACTCAGCACGATGTATTTGTTGCCTTCTCAAACTCTGGTGAAACCAGCGAATTAACAGCGATTGTTCCAATTATCAAAAGAACTGGCGCTAAATTAATCGCTCTCACAGGCAACCCCTCATCATCATTAGCCGAGCTGGCAGATGCTCACATCAATGTAGGTGTTGAAAAAGAAGCCTGCCCGCTAAACCTTGCCCCAACAGCTAGTACTACTGCCGCGCTAGCAATGGGCGATGCGCTGGCAGTGGCGTTACTTGATGCCCAAGGATTTAGGCCTGAAGATTTTGCAAGGTCTCATCCAGGCGGCAGTCTTGGCAGAAAATTATTAACGCATGTTCGCGACGTGATGCGTAGCGGTGAAGAATCTCCTAGAACAAACTTGGATGCAAGCATCACAGATGCTCTATTGGAAATTACCGCTAAACGCATGGGCATGACAGTCATCGTTGATAACAATGAAAAAGTTGTTGGCATATTTACAGACGGTGACTTGCGCCGCTTAATTGAAAAAAATAATCAATTCCAAAACACGTCGCTCAAAGATGCTATGACACCCAACCCTCGCACCATATCCCCGGATGTATTAGCTGCAGAAGCGGTGGAAATGATGGAACGCCATCGAATTAATCAATTAGTGGTAGCAGACGCCAATGGCCGTTTAATTGGCGCCCTCAATCTTCATGATCTTTTTGCTGCACAGGTAATTTAA
- a CDS encoding HAD family hydrolase: protein MTKVFGEMVTNSLTNHPQALERAEHIKLLVLDVDGVLTNGGLLVGHDGKEALKCFDSLDGHGIKLLQSVGVIVAIITGRSSGMVEGRAKELGIKHVQMGVANKLDALTSLLKETGLSLSDCAAMGDDWPDLAILPKVHFSACPAQGHEEVKKRVHYITHRTGGAGAVRELCDLILKAQGHYDRLLQEAL, encoded by the coding sequence ATGACTAAAGTTTTCGGAGAAATGGTTACAAACTCATTAACCAATCACCCACAAGCACTAGAGAGAGCTGAACATATCAAACTACTTGTTTTAGATGTGGATGGCGTTCTAACGAATGGCGGCCTACTAGTTGGTCATGACGGCAAAGAAGCGCTTAAATGTTTTGATAGCTTAGATGGTCATGGCATTAAGTTACTGCAATCAGTTGGCGTGATTGTTGCCATCATTACTGGCAGAAGCTCAGGTATGGTTGAAGGCCGAGCAAAAGAATTAGGCATCAAACATGTACAAATGGGTGTTGCGAATAAATTAGATGCGCTCACTTCTCTGCTCAAAGAAACAGGGTTATCTTTATCGGACTGCGCTGCAATGGGTGATGATTGGCCAGACTTGGCGATACTACCCAAAGTTCACTTCTCCGCTTGTCCTGCACAAGGTCACGAAGAAGTCAAAAAACGTGTGCACTACATTACTCACCGAACTGGTGGGGCAGGTGCTGTGCGAGAGCTATGCGATTTAATTCTAAAAGCGCAAGGTCATTACGATCGTCTATTGCAAGAAGCGCTTTAA
- the lptC gene encoding LPS export ABC transporter periplasmic protein LptC, translating into MPIALMGILTLGTYWMVQLGTPDNLPNKSKKHVPDYTLDEVTITTLGPSGETKYRIVGTKLTHYEDDSSSTLTNPLARRFHPTKPPTTVKADIGLMNGEMSILNLNGNATLTRPAQPASASDSGSARLFMSSASFTILLNEDIVKTNLPVTLEQGLSIMSSEEGAVFDNVHQQLTMVGKVRGRIESNTKKGY; encoded by the coding sequence ATGCCTATAGCTTTAATGGGCATATTGACGCTTGGTACTTATTGGATGGTCCAATTAGGCACACCTGATAATCTTCCAAATAAATCCAAAAAACATGTGCCGGATTACACATTGGATGAAGTAACAATCACAACCCTAGGTCCCTCAGGGGAAACAAAATATAGAATCGTTGGCACAAAACTCACTCACTACGAAGATGACTCAAGCTCAACTTTAACTAATCCTCTTGCAAGAAGATTTCACCCAACAAAACCGCCAACAACCGTAAAAGCAGACATAGGCCTAATGAATGGTGAAATGTCTATCCTAAATTTAAATGGTAATGCGACATTAACAAGGCCCGCTCAACCCGCTAGCGCATCAGACTCAGGCAGTGCACGCTTATTCATGAGCTCTGCTAGCTTCACCATCCTCCTTAATGAAGATATTGTCAAAACCAATTTACCTGTCACTCTAGAACAAGGTTTATCAATCATGTCTTCAGAAGAAGGCGCTGTCTTTGATAATGTTCACCAACAACTAACCATGGTTGGCAAAGTACGCGGTCGCATTGAATCAAACACAAAAAAAGGTTACTAA
- the lptA gene encoding lipopolysaccharide transport periplasmic protein LptA produces MLRSFFISSALIFLSTLSIPTFAERADKDKPISLSSEKASFDDVRQIYVLENNVLLIKGTLIIKGEKATVKVDPEGYQFATVLSKPGAPANLKQKRDTGVDEYIQGFGDQIEYDAKTETAILTGNAQMNQLIGTRIADDIHGDKIHYDGVSEKYRAISTEAVKSMLSPRRKDNQGNTQR; encoded by the coding sequence ATGTTGAGATCTTTTTTTATCAGTTCTGCATTAATTTTTCTAAGCACGCTCTCAATACCAACATTTGCTGAACGCGCTGATAAAGACAAACCAATTTCTCTCAGTTCAGAAAAAGCATCTTTCGACGACGTCAGACAAATTTATGTTTTAGAGAATAATGTGCTTCTAATTAAAGGCACTCTTATTATTAAAGGCGAAAAAGCAACCGTTAAAGTTGATCCAGAAGGTTACCAATTTGCCACGGTTCTTTCAAAACCAGGTGCACCTGCCAACCTAAAACAAAAACGAGATACCGGTGTTGATGAATATATTCAAGGTTTTGGTGATCAAATTGAATATGATGCGAAAACCGAAACAGCCATACTCACAGGCAATGCCCAAATGAATCAATTAATTGGTACCAGAATAGCGGATGATATTCATGGCGATAAAATTCACTATGACGGCGTTAGTGAAAAATATCGCGCCATCTCCACTGAAGCAGTAAAGTCCATGCTGTCACCACGCAGAAAAGACAATCAAGGAAATACTCAACGATGA